In the genome of Cronobacter malonaticus LMG 23826, one region contains:
- a CDS encoding MFS transporter, producing the protein MSQTNTVQNNDVATLRLPFREKVAYGMGDLGSNILLDIGTLYLLKFYTDVLGLPGTYGGIIFLIAKFFTAFTDMGTGIMLDSRRRIGPKGKFRPFVLYAAFPVTLLAIANFVGTPFEITGKAVMATVLFMLYGLFFSMMNCSYGAMVPAITKNPDERASLAAWRQGGATLGLLLCTVGFVPVMNLIEGNPQLSYIFAATLFSLFGLLFMWWCYAGTRERYVEAAATSPAHKPGLLASFRAIAGNRPLFVLCIANLCTLGAFNIKLAIQVYYTQYVLNDPILLSYMGFFSMGCIFIGVFLMPGAVRRFGKKKVYIGGLLIWAVGDVLNYAFGSGSVSFVAFSCLAFFGSAFVNSLNWALVSDTVEYGEWRTDVRSEGTVYTGFTFFRKVSQALAGFFPGLMLTQIGYVPNAVQSAATTEGLRELIFIWPCVLAVVTIVAMGFFYNLNEKMYVRIVDELENRKRAFSPGA; encoded by the coding sequence ATGTCTCAGACAAATACCGTTCAGAATAACGACGTAGCCACGCTGCGTTTGCCGTTCAGAGAAAAAGTCGCCTATGGAATGGGCGATCTGGGCTCCAATATCCTGCTGGATATCGGCACGCTGTATCTGCTGAAGTTCTATACCGATGTACTGGGGCTGCCGGGGACTTATGGCGGCATTATCTTCCTGATTGCCAAGTTTTTTACGGCGTTTACCGACATGGGCACCGGCATCATGCTCGATTCGCGCCGCCGGATCGGGCCGAAGGGCAAGTTCCGGCCTTTCGTGCTCTACGCCGCTTTTCCGGTGACGCTGCTCGCTATCGCAAACTTCGTCGGCACGCCGTTTGAGATAACCGGCAAAGCCGTGATGGCAACGGTGCTGTTTATGCTCTACGGGCTGTTTTTCAGCATGATGAATTGCTCGTATGGCGCGATGGTGCCCGCCATTACAAAAAACCCGGATGAGCGCGCGTCGCTTGCCGCGTGGCGTCAGGGCGGCGCGACGCTTGGCCTGCTGCTTTGTACTGTCGGCTTTGTGCCGGTGATGAATCTTATCGAAGGCAACCCGCAGCTGAGCTATATCTTCGCCGCCACGCTGTTTTCGCTCTTTGGCCTGCTCTTTATGTGGTGGTGCTATGCGGGTACGCGCGAGCGGTATGTGGAAGCCGCGGCCACCAGCCCGGCGCACAAGCCGGGGCTGCTGGCGTCGTTTCGCGCCATCGCGGGTAACCGACCGCTGTTCGTACTGTGCATCGCCAATCTCTGCACGCTCGGCGCGTTTAACATCAAGCTCGCCATTCAGGTCTATTACACCCAGTACGTGCTCAACGATCCGATTCTGCTCTCGTACATGGGCTTCTTCAGCATGGGCTGCATTTTTATCGGCGTCTTCCTGATGCCGGGCGCGGTGCGGCGCTTTGGTAAGAAGAAAGTCTATATCGGCGGGCTGCTGATCTGGGCCGTGGGCGATGTGCTTAATTACGCCTTCGGCAGCGGTTCGGTGAGCTTTGTGGCGTTCTCCTGCCTCGCGTTTTTCGGCTCGGCGTTTGTGAACAGCCTCAACTGGGCGCTGGTTTCAGACACTGTCGAGTATGGCGAATGGCGCACTGACGTGCGCTCAGAGGGCACGGTCTATACCGGCTTCACGTTCTTTCGCAAAGTCTCCCAGGCGCTGGCCGGGTTTTTCCCGGGCCTGATGCTGACGCAAATTGGCTATGTGCCGAACGCCGTACAGTCGGCCGCCACGACCGAAGGCCTGCGGGAGCTGATTTTCATCTGGCCGTGCGTGCTGGCGGTAGTGACGATCGTCGCGATGGGCTTTTTCTACAACCTTAACGAGAAGATGTACGTGCGGATTGTGGATGAGCTGGAAAACCGCAAGCGGGCGTTTTCGCCTGGCGCGTAA
- a CDS encoding sulfite exporter TauE/SafE family protein, with amino-acid sequence MGFFTLLTPDGLVLSNGTVIVIIGIMFLYTFVGICAGFGGALTTMPLITLLLPLKMAAPMSVIVGTATALYATWLSRKETQWKPALVLIVFSFVGVPVGLYALASLPDQIMKIGLGGFLILYSFYSLFIPRLPVYDKNWLAMPTGVIAGALGSAFSTNGPPVVVYGMLRNLAPAAFRGTLNAFFTANNAAIIGGLATSGILTISTIKLVLFCIPTMVLGSFVGQYVHQRISVRVFRVMVFLLLIASGAMLIKGALGISTLSALAPPFGVLAVLQLLFGKKVAAIRAADQT; translated from the coding sequence ATGGGCTTCTTCACCCTTTTGACCCCGGATGGTCTCGTGCTCAGCAACGGTACGGTGATCGTGATTATCGGCATCATGTTTTTATATACCTTCGTTGGGATCTGCGCCGGCTTTGGCGGCGCACTCACCACGATGCCGCTGATAACGCTGCTGTTGCCATTAAAAATGGCAGCGCCTATGTCGGTGATTGTGGGCACCGCCACCGCGCTGTACGCCACCTGGCTTTCGCGTAAGGAGACGCAATGGAAACCGGCGCTGGTGCTAATTGTGTTTTCGTTTGTCGGCGTGCCGGTGGGTCTTTACGCCCTCGCCAGCCTGCCCGATCAGATAATGAAAATCGGGCTCGGCGGCTTTTTGATCCTCTATTCCTTCTACAGCCTGTTTATTCCCAGGCTGCCGGTCTATGACAAAAACTGGCTGGCGATGCCGACCGGCGTTATCGCGGGCGCGTTAGGCTCGGCATTCTCCACCAACGGGCCGCCGGTGGTGGTCTACGGCATGTTGCGAAATCTGGCACCCGCCGCCTTTCGCGGCACGCTCAACGCCTTTTTCACGGCCAACAACGCCGCCATTATCGGCGGGCTCGCCACCAGCGGGATCTTAACGATCTCGACTATCAAGCTGGTGCTGTTCTGTATTCCCACCATGGTGCTCGGTTCGTTTGTGGGCCAGTACGTTCATCAACGTATTTCCGTCAGGGTCTTCCGGGTGATGGTCTTTCTGCTGCTGATAGCCTCCGGAGCGATGCTCATTAAAGGCGCGCTGGGGATTTCCACGCTGAGCGCGCTGGCGCCGCCTTTTGGCGTCCTCGCGGTTTTGCAGCTTCTGTTTGGCAAAAAGGTCGCGGCCATCCGGGCCGCGGATCAGACATAA